In a single window of the Vitis vinifera cultivar Pinot Noir 40024 chromosome 6, ASM3070453v1 genome:
- the LOC100854381 gene encoding LOW QUALITY PROTEIN: uncharacterized protein At1g24485 (The sequence of the model RefSeq protein was modified relative to this genomic sequence to represent the inferred CDS: deleted 4 bases in 3 codons; substituted 1 base at 1 genomic stop codon), giving the protein MANLLILILLALSTLSGNLAGFLSIDCGSSTVYSDEGWIGDEAYIQNGESKRVQSGNSLSQVMGTLRVFSSRNKNCYSLVAKKGEKVLVRASFYYGNYDHKSSPPTFALQFDGNPWATVVTSSDLVIHHEAIYAVKGDTTSYVCVAQTQANQFPFISALEMASLGSNMYSSLDSNYALFLRKRFAFGANEIIRFQRDAHDRNWVPGVAVNGLIAITSDALVFDSTTAKDVPPQAVLQNAITTLSTSESIIIGTNLPAVEVLIYINAYFSEVTTLDSTQKRSLKINLDDKPVSNPIVPPYQKVVEVTITNLTASSDNTLSLVATSDSTLPPLINALEIFSISNKLTDGTDSNDVEXLASLQVLYPILRQWGGDPCPPSPFTWDWVNCSTDATPRVTALYLSGFELYGSFPDLSSMDALEIIDLHNNSLEDDIPDYLGTMPNLKQLSFSLLN; this is encoded by the exons ATGGCCAACCTCCTTATCTTAATTCTTTTAGCCCTTTCTACCCTGTCCGGGAATCTCGCAG GGTTTTTAAGCATAGATTGCGGGTCATCCACTGTTTACAGTGATGAAGGGTGGATCGGAGACGAGGCCTATATACAGAATGGAGAGTCCAAACGGGTTCAATCTGGCAATTCGTTGTCTCAGGTGATGGGCACTTTGAGGGTTTTCTCGAGCCGTAACAAGAATTGTTACTCTCTAGTAGCTAAGAAAGGAGAGAAAGTTCTGGTTCGTGCCAGCTTTTACTATGGAAATTATGACCACAAGTCATCTCCCCCCACCTTTGCTCTGCAGTTTGATGGGAACCCTTGGGCCACAGTAGTGACTTCAAGTGATCTAGTCATTCACCATGAAGCTATATATGCCGTAAAGGGAGATACTACAAGT TACGTATGTGTTGCTCAGACACAGGCTAATCAATTTCCCTTCATATCAGCACTTGAAATGGCAAGCTTGGGATCAAACATGTACAGTTCTTTGGATTCAAACTATGCTTTGTTTCTGAGAAAGAGGTTTGCTTTCGGTGCAAACGAAATTATAAG GTTTCAAAGAGATGCACATGATCGAAATTGGGTTCCCGGAGTAGCTGTCAATGGATTAATTGCGATCACAAGTGATGCACTGGTTTTT GACAGTACCACTGCAAAAGATGTTCCTCCACAAGCTGTGCTGCAGAACGCAATAACCACCTTAAGCACGTCGGAGTCCATAATTATTGGAACTAATCTTCCAGCCGTTGAAGTTCTGATCTATATCAACGCTTACTTTTCTGAAGTTACCACGCTTGATTCAACCCAGAAGCGATCCTTGAAGATCAACCTGGATGACAAGCCTGTCTCAAATCCCATCGTCCCACCCTACCAAAAAGTAGTGGAAGTAACCATCACCAACCTAACTGCTTCTTCCGATAATACCTTGTCCTTGGTGGCTACCTCTGATTCAACGCTTCCTCCTCTCATCAATGCCCTGGAAATTTTTTCAATCAGCAATAAGCTAACTGATGGGACAGATAGCAATGATG TGGAATAGTTAGCTTCGCTGCAAGTCCTATATCCTATACTAAGACAATGGGGTGGCGACCCTTGTCCTCCCTCACCATTTACATGGGACTGGGTCAATTGTAGTACTGATGCTACACCTCGA GTAACAGCTTT GTATCTCAGTGGCTTCGAGCTATATGGTTCATTTCCAGATTTGAGTTCCATGGATGCCCTTGAAATAAT AGATCTGCACAATAACAGCTTGGAGGATGATATTCCCGATTACCTTGGCACCATGCCCAATCTAAAACAATTGAGTTTTTCATTGCTAAATTAA